A part of Pirellulales bacterium genomic DNA contains:
- a CDS encoding H-X9-DG-CTERM domain-containing protein, with protein MTSLHPGGVFGLMLDGSVHFISETIDFLTLRCLATRDDGEATSL; from the coding sequence TTGACTTCATTACATCCTGGTGGAGTATTCGGGCTAATGTTAGATGGATCGGTGCATTTTATTTCCGAGACCATCGACTTCTTGACTTTACGATGCTTGGCGACTCGTGACGATGGGGAAGCGACTAGCCTCTAG